ACAGGCCATGGAGCGACGGCCGAGAGGCGGGCGGCAGTGCATAGCCGGTCACATGCGCGCCCATCTCCTTGAGCCACACACCCGCCCAGCTTCCCTTGAAGCCCGTATGGCCGGTCAGCAGGACGCGCTTTCCCGCCCAGAATCCCGGATCAGGGAGACGGCTCATGCCCAGACTATCCAGGGCGCGCGGTTCTGCTGCCAGAGCTCTTCGAGCTGGGTCTTGTCGCGCAGCGTGTCCATCGGGCGCCAGAAACCTTCATGCGGGAAAGCCATCAGCTGCCCATCGCGCGCCAGGCCCTCGAGCGGCGCGCTTTCGAAGGGGACGTGATCTCCCGCGATGCGGTCGAGCACGGAGCGATTGAGAACGAAAAAGCCGCCATTGATGCGGCCGTTGTCGCCGGCCGGTTTCTCGGTAAAGCTCATGACCTGCCCGGCTTCGGTGGCGAGCGCACCATAGCGCCCCGGCGGCACGACGCTCGTCACGGTCGCTTCGCGGCCGTGACGCAAATGGAATTCGGTGAGAGCGCGGATATCGACATCGGCGACGCCGTCGCCATAGGTCAGGCAGAAGGTCTCGCCGAGATAGCCGGCGACACGCTTCAAGCGGCCGCCGGTCATGGAGTCCGGTCCCGTATCGACCAGCGTCACCCGCCAGGGTTCGGCACTCTTCGTGTGATAGGCTGTCTCGCCCGTCGTCATGTCGAAGGTGACGTCGGAGGAATGCAGGATATAGTTGGAGAAGTACTCCTTGATCATGTAGCCGCGATAGCCGAGGCAGATCACGAAATCCGAAAAGCCGTAATGGCTGTAGATCTTCATGATGTGCCAGAGGATCGGGCGCCCGCCGATCTCGATCATAGGCTTCGGCCTGAGGTGGCTCTCCTCCGAAATGCGGGTGCCGTATCCGCCGGCGAGAATGACCACCTTCATGCCCACGACTTCCCTCTCCATACTGCCTTCGACCGCCATTTCGCGGATTGCCGCGCCGGCGGTTCATTGGAGCATTTTAGCTGCGATTGCAAGAATCGCGCCGGCGGGAAGCCGTGTTGGCGCCCTGCAAGCTAACCCCAAAGGACTAGGGGCGGCGACCGCGGGTCTGCTTGCCGGGTTTAGGGCAAAGGCGCAGAATGCCCGCCGCTGGGGGCAATGGTTCACCGCGGGAGGAGCGAATCATGAACGACATGAGCCTCATCAATCTGCAAAACGGAATAACAATGATCAGCGCCGCGGCAATCGAGGCATTTGCCGCGCGCCTTCGCGGGCGCGTCCTGATTGCGACCGACGCCGCCTATGACGAGGCGCGCACGATCTGGAACGGCATGATCGACCGAAGGCCCGGGCTGATCGTGCAATGCGCCGGAGCGGCCGACGTCGTCAATGCGGTGCGCTTCGCGGCGGAGAACCGGTTGCTCGTCGCGGTGCGCGGCGGCGGTCACAACATCGCCGGCAACGCGGTCTGCGACGGCGGCATGGTGATCGACCTCACGCCGATGAAATCGGTGCGGGTCGATGCGACAACGAAGACGGCCTGGGTCGAGCCGGGGGCGACGCTTGCCGATCTCGACGTGGAGACGCAGGCCTTCCGTCTTGCATTGCCGACCGGCATCAACTCGACGACCGGTATCGCCGGCCTGACGCTCGGCGGCGGGTTCGGCTGGATCACGCGCAAATTCGGATTGACGATCGACAACCTGCTATCGGCCGATGTGGTTACGGCCAACGGCGAACTGGTGCGCGCGAGCCCCACCGAGCACCGCGACCTGTTCTGGGCCATCAGGGGCGGCGGCGGCAATTTCGGGGTCGTGACGGCCTTCGAATTCCGCCTGCACGAACTCGGCCCCGACGTGCTCTCCGGGCTCGTCGTCCATCCCTTTGCCGAAGCCGAAAGCGTGCTGCAGCAATACAGGCAGGCGCTCGAAAATGCGCCGGACGAACTCACCTGCTGGGTGGTGATGCGCCAGGCGCCGCCGCTGCCCTTCATACCGGCCGAATGGCACGGCAAGGAGGTCGTCGTGCTCGCCATGTGCTATTGCGGCGATCTCGAGGCGGGCGAGAAGGCGGTGGCGGAGCTGCGGGCGATCGGCAATCCGATCGCCGACGTGGTATCGCCGCATCCCTTCGTCGGCTGGCAGCAGGCTTTCGACCCCTTACTCGCTCCGGGTGCCCGCAACTACTGGAAGAGCCACGACTTCATGGAGCTTTCCGATCAGGCGATCGGCATTCTCACCGAATCGATCCGGCAGTTGCCGGGGCCGGAATGCGAGGTATTCATCGCCCATGTCGGCGGCGCCGCCGGCCGCGTTGCGGCAGAGGAAACCGCTTTCCCGCAGCGCAACTCGCACTTCGTCATGAACGTGCACGGCCGATGGCGGGACGCGGCGATGGACCAGACCTGCATCGACTGGGCGCGGCATCTCTTCGAGGCAGCAAAGCCCTATGCCGCCGGCACGGCCTACGTCAATTTCATGCCTGAAGACGAGATGGACCGGGTCGAGGCGGCCTACGGCGCGAACTATGGCCGGCTCGTCGAGGTCAAGCGGCATTACGACCCGCTCAATCTCTTCCGGATGAACCAGAACGTTCGGCCGATAGAGGAACGCGGGGCGGCCTGAAGCGGGCGGCCTCGTTCGTAGGTAACGTCTGGAGGCAGTTCATGAAGGAGCAAACGACCCGCGAAATTCTTCAACGCGCGGCGGAGCACGCCGCGGGTTTCCGCGAGAAAATTACGGAGCTGCAGCAGCGGCCGGAGCAATCGTATCCCGCCGCATTGAAGATGTTTCGGGAAGCTCTGCCGGAACGGGGAAGCGCCGGTACCGTAGTGATCGACGAGCTTGCCGCGAAAGCGGAGCCGGGGCTTCACGCGATGACGGGGCCACGCTTCTTCGGCTGGGTCATCGGCGGTTCGCATCCGGTCGGGGTTGCGGCCGACTGGATGACGAGCGCCTGGGGACAGAATGCCGGCAACCATCACGCGGCGCCGGCCGCAGCCGCCGCAGAGGTAATCGCGGCCAACTGGCTGCTCGATCTTCTCGACCTCCCGCGGGAGAGTTCCGTCGGCTTTGCGACCGGCGCGACGCTTGCCAATTTCATCTGCCTTGCCGCAGCGCGCGGAGAGGTGCTGCGGCAGGCCGGATGGGATGTCGAGGCGCAGGGCCTCTTCGGCGCGCCGCCGGTCGCGGTGCTGATCGGCGACGACGCGCATGCGACGGTCTTTTCGGCGCTGCAGTTCCTGGGCTTCGGGCACGACCGCGTGCTGCGCGTCCGGACCGACGACATGGGTCGCATCAGCGGACCGGCTTTCGCCGAGGCAGCGGAGCAGGTCTCCGGTCCCTGCATTGCGATCCTGCAGGCAGGACAGATCAATACCGGTGCCTTCGACGACTTCGCCGGCATCATGCCGATTGCCCGGCACCTGGGCGCCTGGGTTCATGTCGACGGCGCCTTCGGCCTCTGGGCGTGCGCCGCCCCCGGAAAGCGCGGGCTCACCGACGGGATCGACGAAGCACATTCCTGGGCGACCGATGGCCACAAATGGCTGCAGACGCCCTATGACTGCGGATATGCCATCATCCGCGATCAGGAAGCGCATCGCCGGGCGATGACGATCGCCGCGAGCTACCTGCCGCCGACCACCGAGGGCGAGCGGGACCCGAGCCATTTCGTGCCCGAACTGTCGCGCCGAGCCCGCGGTTTTGCCACCTGGGCGATGATCAAGCATCTGGGACGCGAAGGCATCGCCGCCATGGTCGACCGGCATTGCCGCGTCGCCCGCGCCATCGCCGAGCGGCTGAGCGGCGAAGAGGGCATAAACGTCCTGAACGAGGTGGTCCTCAATCAGGTCCTGGTACGTTTCGAAGCGGCGATGCCGGGTGATGAAGGCGACCGGATGACCCAGGCGACGATCGCCAGGCTGCAGGCCGACGGCATCCTGTTCGCCGGCGGCGCCGTCTGGCGCGGCCGCAAGGTGATGCGGCTCTCGGTCATCTCCTGGCTGACGGACGACCGCGCCGGCGAGAGGACCGCCGGGGCGATCATCGCTGCCTGGCGCGCCGTTCGCGATGGCACTGAGGTGTAAGGCGCTTTTGCCCGGCTCCGAAAGAAGGGCGGCTCGTATCGGAACCTCTCCACGCCCTTGCGGTTAGCAGGCGATGGGGCGGCTGTTTTATGACCGCGGCGAAGCCGCCGCGCCGTCTGAGGACAATGCAGCCGCTACCGCACACCGACGTGCAACTCGAGGAGGAGCTCACATGTCACTGATGAAATTTCCGACCGTGACGGCCCTTGCCGCCATCATGGCCATCAGCGCCGCAACGGCCACTGCCGCCCAGGCACCCGCTCCAATTCCACCCGCAGGAGAAATGCCGGCCCAGGACCAGGGCATTGAACCCGACATGCAACCCGGCGATCAGGGGGGCGGTGGAAGCGTCACCCAAGGCGATCAACCAGACATGATGCGCGAGGACATGATACGTGGCGACGGGAAGCGCGGCGACCGGATGCGGCACCGCGACCGGATGCGGGGCATGATGATGCACCGGCAGACGATGCACCGTCAGATGATGAAAATCATGTTCGCCATCACCGATGCGGACAATGACGGCGCCCTTTCCTTCGAGGAGATCAGCACCATCCACAAGCGGGTTTTCGACAAGGTCGATATCAACCGCGACGGCAAGGTCACGCCGGAAGAGATACAGGGCTTCTTCCACGATTAGCAAGGCTCCGCTACGCTGGATGAAAGCAGTTTTCCTCCCCGGGACGGTTGCGGCCGCCCCGGCACACATCGTGGGGACCCTATGGCATCACTCCAGTTGAAGCGTGTCTACCAGGCGCCCGGCGCATCCGACGGTACGCGCGTCCTCGTCGACCGGCTCTGGCCGCGCGGCGTCGCCAAGGAAAAGGCCGGCATCGACTTCTGGCTCAAGGACATCGCGCCGAGCGACGCGCTGCGCAAGCGGTTTCATGGGAAGCCGCAGGATTGGGATGCGTTCTGTGCCGCCTATGCGGAGGAGCTCGAGAGCGGGGCCGCGCAGGCGGCGGTAGCGGAGTTGCGCGAACGATGGAAAGAGGGGCCGCTGACGCTGCTTTATGCCGCGCGTGACGAGGCGCACAACAATGCGGTTGCGCTGAAGGCGTGGCTGGAGTGGGGAGGGGCCTCTTAGTCCCTATGATTGCAGGTCGGATCGGCCTAAAATCGTAATCGATTCTGGTAAGCAGGGCGGCATACGGGCGGAAAACCGCACACGGTTCGCCTCGTCCCGCTCCGAAGACGTGGACAATGACCGCCCTTGTTCACGCGACATTCCGTCCGCGGTTGCCGGTATCAACCCGGGCATGCGGTAGCCGCATAGTAGCCATTCCTTGCATTCGCCGTGCCTGATACCGATTTATGCAATGAAAGCTTCGACCCGTACTCCAACAATAAACGTGGCATACGTCCGCCCGGCCGACCGGCCGCGCCTGCGGAGGCCGCCTTAACGACCAAAGGAGCCAGCAATGCGGGATTCTGCCAAGACCCTGAATGAGATGACGCCTCGCGAGCGCGCAAACCTGATGACCCTTGTCGCGGACGCACTTGAAGCCACCGCGGACGAGGCACAGGAAATCGGCGATGATCGGTTTGCAGCAAACTCGATCAGTCTCGCCAGAATTATCAGCGGTTGCGCCGAAGACGTCGCGACAATGGATTTGCCGGCCGCGGAACTTCTTTTGCAGCACGGTATCTCGCTGATCGCACTGTTCCGGCGTCAAGCGCCGCCTGTTCTGCATTAAGGCCGTTGAGCAGCTCAAAGTGCTACAGCGACCTTTGCGCGTCTCACAAGACGCGCGGCGCTGTAGGAAACGTATCGGAGGACTGCAATCTCTCCTCACCCTAATCTCTGTGCTCGTCACAGGGATGAGAGCAGCGCCGCGTCTGCGGCGAAGCGTTCTTTCAGCCCAAGGACTTGGTCTGGCTGGATTCCTGTGACAAGCACAGGAATGAGGAACTCAAACAAGCCGCCGCAGGTGGCCCGAATCTCAACAGGCCTTAGTTCATGTGCCTATACTGGCAAGCGGACCGGCTGAGAATGTCGGTGCACGCGATCGCGAGCGGCTCGATCACGGAACTGTGCCCCGGCAGGCCCAGGCGACGTTCGCAAATGAGCGCGGACCGTCGGGCCGTCCGGCTTCGTAGGCGTCGCGCACGGCGGCACGGGTGCGTGCCCGCTCTTCCGCATCGATCGTTGCCACATATTTTCCGAGCGGCCCTTCGCCCGCGCCGATCGGCGCCCAGTAATCGTCGAAGTTCCGGTAATCCATGCGGATCATCAGCTCGGTTTCCATGACGTTTGCGAGACCCTGCTCGACAAATGTCCGCTTCATTTCTCCCGGCTGCATCATCGGCTGGGAGCAGTAGCGGGCGCGAAGCGCGCGCCCGCCTTCGCCGAGCGCCGCCACCGTGTCGACCATCATGCGCATGCCGGGCATTCCGCCGAGATGGTCCCACACCGCCGCCGCGACGACGCCGCCGGGACGCACCACGCGGCGCATCTCGGCCACGGCCTTGCCTGCTTCGGGCACGAAGTGGAGCACGAGAAGGGCGAAGGCGCGGTCGAAGGTCCGATCTTCGAACGGCAGGACGCAGGCATCCGCTTCTCTTATCTTTATGCGCGGATCGGTGTTGCGCCGGATCGCCTCCTCCACGAAGACGGGCGAATAGTCGATCGCGGCGATCTCTTCGAGCCTGGCGGCGTCGGCGAGCGCGAAGGTGAGACTGCCGGTTCCGCAGCCGACATCCAGAACCTTCTCTCCATCGGCGACACCGGCAAAATCTATGAATTTCGGCGCAAGCTTCCGGCTCCAGCGGCCCATGAGCTGCTCATAGCCGGCTGCATCATGCACGTTGAAGCTCGATGTCATCAGGGCCTCCCTCGCCGCGGGGACCCAATCTAGACCTGTGAGAAGGGGTTGCCAAGGCGGCACGCATCACGCGCGCGTCGACAGACCTGCGCAGTGCAGCCGTCATAAACTTCAGATTCTCTCGAGGCCTTAAATGATGACTTGCTCTCCCAACTCGACCACGCGATTTGCGGGCAGATGGAAGTACTCGGTTGGATCGATCGCCGAGTCGGCCATGGCGATGAAGAGCCTGTCCTGCCACTGCGGCAATCCTGATTGAGAATCCGCAATAAGTTTACGCCGGCCGAGATAAATGGACGTCGACATTATGTCGAACTTGAATCCTTCCTTTCGACAGCGCGCCAGGGCTTTTGAGACATTCTGATCGTCCATGAAGCCGAATCTCAGCTCCAAAAGGCTGAACCGGTCAGACAGCTTTGTAATTGTGTAGCGCTCTTTCTCCGGTACGTAGGGGACTTTGGCAGTCCTGATGGTCAGGATGACGTTATGCCTGTGCAGCACGTGATTGTGCTTGATGTTGTGCAGCAAAACAGCCGGTGTCGTCTCCGGTGTGGCTGTCAGGAAGATCGCAGTTCCGGGCACGTCGACAGGAGCATGCTCGGACTTTCGTTCGACCATGGTTATGAACTGGTTGAGCGGAATGTCCTGACGAGCGGTCTTCTCGCGCAGCAGGCCGATACCCTTTCGCCAGGTCCACATCATCGTGATCAAGGCGCCGGCAATGAGGATAGGCACGTATCCGCCGTGATGAACCTTGAACAGGTTGGCGCCAAGAAAGATCAGTTCAAGGCTGAACAAGGGAAGCAGAACCGCTGTAGCCGTCGAGGCGGACCAGCTCCATTGGCGCCGCACGAACTCGAAGGCAAGAATCGTGTCAATCACCATCGCGCCGGTAATGGATACGCCGTAGGCCGGAGCAAGAGCCTCGGAACTGCCGAACACCAGCATGAGGGCGAGCACGCCGATGAGGAGGGTGGTGTTGACCAGAGGTAGATATATCTGACCGGTCTGGGTTTCCGAGGTATAGCAGATCTCGAACCGCGGGAGGAAGCCGAGGTGGATTGCTTGCCGTATGAGAGAAAAGGCTCCGGTGATCACGGACTGGCTGGCGATGATCGTTGCGGCGGTTGCAAGAACCACCATCGGCAACAAAGCCCAGTTCGGGAACATCAGGAAAAACGGGTTCGAGATGGCATCCGGATGGGACAACACCAGCGCGCCTTGTCCAAGATAGTTCAACGCAAGGGCGGGGAACACGACCGTAAACCAGGCCGACTGGATGGGCCGCCGTCCGAAGTGACCCAGATCGGCATAAAGCGCCTCAGCGCCTGTTACGGTAAGGAAGATGGCGCCGAGCACGATAAAGCCCACGAGCCCGGCATCCCACAAGAAACCGACCGCGTTGAGGGGGTTGAAGGCTGAAAGGATCGCCAGATCGTCGCCTATATGCGCAATCCCTGCGGCCGCCATGACGAGAAACCAAATCAGGGTGATTGGACCGAAAAATATCGAGACAGCCCCGGTTCCGCGTGACTGGACGGCAAAAAGCAGCAGGATTATCACAATGGCGATCGCCAGCACGTAGTCGTCGAGTGCCGGCGTCACGAGCTTCAAGCCTTCGACGGCCGAGAGCACCGACAGCGCAGGCGTGATCATCGCGTCGCCGATGAATAAAGCGGCACCGAGAACGCCGGCAAAAAACATCATGACCGGATACCCGCTTCCCTTCTTCAGCAACAGGGCAAGCAAGGACAGAGTGCCGCCCTCACCATCGTTATCGGCACGAAGCAGGAAGAGCACGTATTTGATGGTGACGATGGCTGTAAGCGTCCAGATCACCAACGACACGAGACCGATAACCTCTTCTCGCCCGACGCCACCCGCCCCAAAAGGGCGCAGCGCCTCGCGGAAGGCGTAAAGAGGACTGGTCCCGATATCGCCGTAGACGACGCCGATTGCTCCAATGGTCAGCGCCAGAAACTGCGGCAGATTGTTCGCTCGAGCCGGTGCGTGGTCGAGGGAGTCGGCCATATGGTCTCCCTTGCTGGGTCGACGTGCTGATACATCTGAAGAAGCGCAAAGCCGCCGAGAGTCCAGCAACCGAACTAACTGAAACGCTTTCCGATTTGTTCCTGCTGATGCTGCTTTTCAATTTTCTAGAACGAATGCAGAGAAATTATACAACTACATGCGCGCTCCGTCCCTTTGTAAAGCATGGATCACGGTCCCGCCCTGAAGAATTCGGGTCGGCCGAAACGAGTTAACAGCAGGAGATCTACGATGAGCATCACCGCCACCACGACGCCCGGCAAGACGTTGCTGTCCCCGACCGATCATGCGCTCGTCCTTATCGACTTCCAGTCGCAGATGGCGTTTGCGACCAAGTCCATCGCGCCGGAACTGCTCCGCAACAATGCGGCGCTCATTTCCCGCGCGGCAGCCGGCTTCGAGGTGCCCACCATCCTCACGACCGTCGCCGAAAAGAGCTTCTCGGGACCGATGTTTGCGGAAGTCACGGACGCCTTTCCCGGCCAGCGGCTTCTTGACCGTACCTCGATGAACACCTGGGAGGATGCGGCCGTCATCGAGGAGGTGAACCGTATCGGCAAGGATCGGATCGTGTTCGCCGGCCTGTGGACGTCTGTTTGCATCGTCGGTCCGACGCTATCGGCGCTCGACCAAGGCTTTGAAGTCTATGTGATCACCGATGCCTGCGGCGATGTTTCGGCCGAAGCCCACGAGCGTGCGGTGGAGCGCATGGTCCAGGCCGGGGCCCGCCCGGTGACCTCGGTGCAATACCTTCTCGAATTGCAGCGCGACTGGGCCCGGGCCGACACCTACGAGCTCACGACCGGCATCGCGAAGAAGTGGGGCGGCGCCTATGGCATCGGGATCACCTATGCCAAGGCCATGTTCGGTGCCTCCGAGGGCGGTCACGGCTAGAGCGGAATGACGAAGGCGATCCTCGGCGCCGCAATCCGGCGGCAGGCCGACCGTGGTCCTCGGAAAGCGCGCGCAG
The genomic region above belongs to Sinorhizobium meliloti and contains:
- the rfbF gene encoding glucose-1-phosphate cytidylyltransferase, yielding MKVVILAGGYGTRISEESHLRPKPMIEIGGRPILWHIMKIYSHYGFSDFVICLGYRGYMIKEYFSNYILHSSDVTFDMTTGETAYHTKSAEPWRVTLVDTGPDSMTGGRLKRVAGYLGETFCLTYGDGVADVDIRALTEFHLRHGREATVTSVVPPGRYGALATEAGQVMSFTEKPAGDNGRINGGFFVLNRSVLDRIAGDHVPFESAPLEGLARDGQLMAFPHEGFWRPMDTLRDKTQLEELWQQNRAPWIVWA
- a CDS encoding FAD-binding oxidoreductase, with the translated sequence MNDMSLINLQNGITMISAAAIEAFAARLRGRVLIATDAAYDEARTIWNGMIDRRPGLIVQCAGAADVVNAVRFAAENRLLVAVRGGGHNIAGNAVCDGGMVIDLTPMKSVRVDATTKTAWVEPGATLADLDVETQAFRLALPTGINSTTGIAGLTLGGGFGWITRKFGLTIDNLLSADVVTANGELVRASPTEHRDLFWAIRGGGGNFGVVTAFEFRLHELGPDVLSGLVVHPFAEAESVLQQYRQALENAPDELTCWVVMRQAPPLPFIPAEWHGKEVVVLAMCYCGDLEAGEKAVAELRAIGNPIADVVSPHPFVGWQQAFDPLLAPGARNYWKSHDFMELSDQAIGILTESIRQLPGPECEVFIAHVGGAAGRVAAEETAFPQRNSHFVMNVHGRWRDAAMDQTCIDWARHLFEAAKPYAAGTAYVNFMPEDEMDRVEAAYGANYGRLVEVKRHYDPLNLFRMNQNVRPIEERGAA
- a CDS encoding aspartate aminotransferase family protein; protein product: MKEQTTREILQRAAEHAAGFREKITELQQRPEQSYPAALKMFREALPERGSAGTVVIDELAAKAEPGLHAMTGPRFFGWVIGGSHPVGVAADWMTSAWGQNAGNHHAAPAAAAAEVIAANWLLDLLDLPRESSVGFATGATLANFICLAAARGEVLRQAGWDVEAQGLFGAPPVAVLIGDDAHATVFSALQFLGFGHDRVLRVRTDDMGRISGPAFAEAAEQVSGPCIAILQAGQINTGAFDDFAGIMPIARHLGAWVHVDGAFGLWACAAPGKRGLTDGIDEAHSWATDGHKWLQTPYDCGYAIIRDQEAHRRAMTIAASYLPPTTEGERDPSHFVPELSRRARGFATWAMIKHLGREGIAAMVDRHCRVARAIAERLSGEEGINVLNEVVLNQVLVRFEAAMPGDEGDRMTQATIARLQADGILFAGGAVWRGRKVMRLSVISWLTDDRAGERTAGAIIAAWRAVRDGTEV
- a CDS encoding EF-hand domain-containing protein, producing the protein MSLMKFPTVTALAAIMAISAATATAAQAPAPIPPAGEMPAQDQGIEPDMQPGDQGGGGSVTQGDQPDMMREDMIRGDGKRGDRMRHRDRMRGMMMHRQTMHRQMMKIMFAITDADNDGALSFEEISTIHKRVFDKVDINRDGKVTPEEIQGFFHD
- a CDS encoding DUF488 domain-containing protein, which translates into the protein MASLQLKRVYQAPGASDGTRVLVDRLWPRGVAKEKAGIDFWLKDIAPSDALRKRFHGKPQDWDAFCAAYAEELESGAAQAAVAELRERWKEGPLTLLYAARDEAHNNAVALKAWLEWGGAS
- a CDS encoding class I SAM-dependent methyltransferase; translation: MTSSFNVHDAAGYEQLMGRWSRKLAPKFIDFAGVADGEKVLDVGCGTGSLTFALADAARLEEIAAIDYSPVFVEEAIRRNTDPRIKIREADACVLPFEDRTFDRAFALLVLHFVPEAGKAVAEMRRVVRPGGVVAAAVWDHLGGMPGMRMMVDTVAALGEGGRALRARYCSQPMMQPGEMKRTFVEQGLANVMETELMIRMDYRNFDDYWAPIGAGEGPLGKYVATIDAEERARTRAAVRDAYEAGRPDGPRSFANVAWACRGTVP
- a CDS encoding potassium transporter Kup produces the protein MADSLDHAPARANNLPQFLALTIGAIGVVYGDIGTSPLYAFREALRPFGAGGVGREEVIGLVSLVIWTLTAIVTIKYVLFLLRADNDGEGGTLSLLALLLKKGSGYPVMMFFAGVLGAALFIGDAMITPALSVLSAVEGLKLVTPALDDYVLAIAIVIILLLFAVQSRGTGAVSIFFGPITLIWFLVMAAAGIAHIGDDLAILSAFNPLNAVGFLWDAGLVGFIVLGAIFLTVTGAEALYADLGHFGRRPIQSAWFTVVFPALALNYLGQGALVLSHPDAISNPFFLMFPNWALLPMVVLATAATIIASQSVITGAFSLIRQAIHLGFLPRFEICYTSETQTGQIYLPLVNTTLLIGVLALMLVFGSSEALAPAYGVSITGAMVIDTILAFEFVRRQWSWSASTATAVLLPLFSLELIFLGANLFKVHHGGYVPILIAGALITMMWTWRKGIGLLREKTARQDIPLNQFITMVERKSEHAPVDVPGTAIFLTATPETTPAVLLHNIKHNHVLHRHNVILTIRTAKVPYVPEKERYTITKLSDRFSLLELRFGFMDDQNVSKALARCRKEGFKFDIMSTSIYLGRRKLIADSQSGLPQWQDRLFIAMADSAIDPTEYFHLPANRVVELGEQVII
- a CDS encoding hydrolase gives rise to the protein MSITATTTPGKTLLSPTDHALVLIDFQSQMAFATKSIAPELLRNNAALISRAAAGFEVPTILTTVAEKSFSGPMFAEVTDAFPGQRLLDRTSMNTWEDAAVIEEVNRIGKDRIVFAGLWTSVCIVGPTLSALDQGFEVYVITDACGDVSAEAHERAVERMVQAGARPVTSVQYLLELQRDWARADTYELTTGIAKKWGGAYGIGITYAKAMFGASEGGHG